The following proteins come from a genomic window of Populus nigra chromosome 6, ddPopNigr1.1, whole genome shotgun sequence:
- the LOC133697997 gene encoding zinc finger protein ZAT11-like, which translates to MKRGLHEREIDSITMANCLMFLSKGRESYSFPSFDHAMSNISPARVFECKTCNRQFPSFQALGGHRASHKKPRLMGGEGSFETQSPAKPKTHECSICGLEFAIGQALGGHMRRHRAALNDRNQVDPLNPPSTDDQKAVPVVKRSNSRRVLCLDLNLTPYENDMELFQLGTTAPMVNCFF; encoded by the coding sequence ATGAAGAGAGGTCTGCATGAGAGAGAGATTGATAGCATAACCATGGCTAATTGCTTGATGTTTCTATCTAAAGGAAGGGAATCATATTCTTTTCCTTCGTTTGATCATGCCATGAGCAATATTTCTCCTGCTCGTGTTTTTGAGTGCAAAACATGCAATAGGCAATTCCCATCGTTTCAAGCCCTAGGTGGTCACCGTGCAAGTCACAAGAAGCCAAGGTTGATGGGAGGAGAAGGGAGCTTCGAGACTCAATCGCCAGCAAAGCCTAAAACGCACGAGTGCTCTATTTGCGGACTAGAGTTTGCTATTGGACAAGCTTTGGGTGGTCACATGAGGAGACACAGAGCTGCCTTGAATGATCGAAACCAGGTGGATCCTCTGAACCCTCCTAGCACTGATGATCAAAAAGCAGTTCCTGTCGTGAAGAGATCTAATAGCAGGAGGGTTTTGTGTTTGGATTTGAATTTGACTCCTTATGAGAATGATATGGAGTTGTTTCAGCTCGGAACGACAGCTCCTATGGTCAATTGTTTCTTTTAG